In Gambusia affinis linkage group LG08, SWU_Gaff_1.0, whole genome shotgun sequence, a single window of DNA contains:
- the frmd4a gene encoding FERM domain-containing protein 4A isoform X8, whose protein sequence is MAISQHQFYLDRKQSKSKIHAARSLSEIAIDLTETGTLKTSKLANMGSKGKIISGSSGSLLSSGSQESDSSQTAKKDMLAALRARQEALEETLRQRLEELKSICIREAELTGKLPKEYPLDPGEEPPTVRRKIGTAFKLDEQKILPKGEEEELERLEREFAIQSQITEAARRLASDPHVSSKKLKKQRKTSYLNALKKLQEIENSINEYRVRSGKKPTQRASLIIEEANICSEDSSLSDALVLDDDDSQVTDTPNFSPVASPHKGLPPRPPSHSRPPPPQSLDGLRHMHYTRSDYDKSPIKPKMWSESSLDEPYEKVKKRYSHSSHRRVPSSGSAEAGGSNSLQSSPIRSTPHWNSQSSMPSTPDLRTRTPHYVHSTRSVDISPTRLHSLSQHFRNRSSSLESQGKLLASDPDAHPHTLGSPDFFLGPGRGSNGSDPLDDCSSCTSQSSSEHYCPSGGPPGSNPNYSTLGEDSPSKARQRQRQRHRSAGQLGSSNSGSMPNLAAKNGSVGGSGGGGIGGGHHGVYLHSQSQPSSQYRIKEYPLYVEGSSNGVVVRSLESDQEGHYSVKAQFKTSSSYTAGGLYKEAWGGEEGGEGSGRLTPSRSQIVRTPSLGREGGGGGGRAAVSEELRCWYQRSSGSLKERSHSHSGSTSSETGSQQGTLGHGRGSRVGSLAKGSPAASPHSQRSLTPSSEHPATPTPPCSPQHIINWKSGSFSDSCFLSSPLCSELADVQWYGKDKTKPGTLV, encoded by the exons ATGGCCATCAGCCAGCATCAGTTCTACCTGGACCGCAAGCAGAGCAAG TCAAAGATCCATGCTGCGCGGAGTCTGAGTGAGATTGCAATAGATCTTACAGAGACAGGAACTTTGAAGACATCCAAATTGGCCAACATGGGCAGCAAGGGCAAGATTATCAGTGGCAGCAGCGGCAGCCTGCTCTCCTCAg GCTCTCAGGAATCAGACAGTTCCCAAACTGCTAAGAAGGACATGCTGGCAGCTCTGAGGGCCAGGCAGGAAGCTCTGGAGGAAACGCTGAGACAGAGACTAGAGGAACTCAAGAGCATCTGTATCAGAGAAGCG GAACTGACAGGGAAACTTCCAAAGGAATATCCTCTTGATCCCGGAGAGGAACCACCCACAGTGAGACGGAAGATTGGCACTGCCTTCAAACTGGACGAgcaaaaaatcttaccaaaggGCGAG gaggaggagcttgaGCGTTTGGAGCGGGAGTTTGCCATTCAGTCGCAGATTACAGAGGCGGCCAGGCGTCTCGCCAGCGATCCTCACGTGAGCAGCAAAAAGCTGAAGAAGCAGAGGAAAACTTCTTATCTGAATGCACTTAAGAAGCTCCAGGAAATTGAAAACTCTATCAATGAGTATCGGGTCCGCTCTGGCAAGAAGCCAACGCAGAGGGCGTCACTTATCATAGAAG AAGCCAATATATGTTCCGAAGACAGCTCACTCTCTGATGCACTGGTCTTAGATGACG atgatTCTCAAGTTACAGATACCCCAAACTTCTCTCCTGTAGCGTCGCCTCATAAAGGCCTCCCTCCGCGACCCCCCTCTCACAGCCGGCCTCCTCCCCCGCAGTCCCTGGATGGACTGCGACACATGCACTACACTCGCTCTGACTATGATAAATCTCCCATCAAACCTAAGATGTGGAGTGAATCGTCACTGGATGAGCCTTATGAAAAAGTAAAGAAGCGCTATTCTCACTCCAG TCACAGGCGTGTTCCAAGTTCTGGGAGTGCAGAAGCAGGGGGCAGTAACTCCCTTCAGAGCAGCCCGATCAGGAGCACACCTCACTGGAACTCTCAGTCCAGCATGCCGTCGACACCAGACCTGAGAACCAGAACTCCACACTATGTACATTCCACCAG GTCAGTGGACATCAGTCCCACCCGTCTGCACAGTCTCTCTCAGCACTTTAGGAACCGCAGCTCCAGCCTTGAGTCCCAGGGCAAACTGCTGGCGTCTGATCCCGATGCACATCCGCACACCCTGGGCAGTCCCGACTTTTTCCTTGGCCCGGGACGAGGCTCCAATGGCTCCGACCCACTGGATGACTGTTCATCCTGCACCAGCCAAAGCAGCTCAGAGCATTATTGCCCCTCTGGTGGACCCCCTGGCAGCAACCCCAACTACTCCACTCTGGGAGAGGATTCACCCTCCAAAGCCAGGCAGAGGCAACGGCAAAGGCACAG GTCTGCTGGTCAGTTGGGTTCCTCGAACTCGGGCTCTATGCCAAATCTGGCAGCTAAGAATGGCTCCGTTGGAGGTTCAGGTGGAGGTGGGATTGGAGGTGGGCATCATGGAGTTTACCTCCACAGTCAGAGCCAGCCCTCCTCCCAGTACCGCATCAAGGAGTACCCTCTGTATGTGGAGGGCAGCTCCAACGGCGTCGTAGTGCGCAGCTTGGAGAGCGACCAGGAGGGTCACTACAGTGTGAAGGCCCAGTTTAAGACCTCCAGCTCCTACACAGCCGGCGGACTTTACAAGGAGGCCTGGGGtggggaggagggaggggagggaAGCGGCCGACTCACGCCATCTCGATCTCAGATCGTACGGACTCCATCGTTAGGGAGAGAGGGTGGTGGAGGAGGGGGGAGGGCAGCGGTGTCTGAGGAGCTGCGCTGTTGGTACCAGAGGTCATCAGGGAGCCTAAAAGAAAGAAGCCACTCACATTCAGGATCCACATCTTCTGAGACTGGTTCACAGCAAGGCACTCTGGGACATGGACGAGGGAGCAGAGTTGGATCACTCGCCAAGGGCTCACCAG CTGCTTCCCCTCACAGCCAGAGGAGCCTGACGCCATCCAGTGAGCACCCAGCCACTCCCACACCGCCCTGTAGCCCACAGCACATCATCAACTGGAAAAGCGG gtcTTTCAGTGACAGCTGTTTTCTCAGCAGCCCCTTGTGTTCAGAGCTGGCAGATGTGCAGTGGTACGGAAAAGACAAGACCAAACCCGGAACGTTGGTCTGA
- the frmd4a gene encoding FERM domain-containing protein 4A isoform X5: MEGLLSPMRTRMTEGRRCQVHLLDDRKLELLVQPKLMAKDLLDLVASHFNLKEKEYFGIAYTDETGHFSWLQLDRRVLEHEFPKKSGPIVLYFCVRFYIESISYLKDNATIELFFLNAKSIIYKELIEVDSEVVFELASYILQEAKGDFSSDDATRSDLKKLPALPTQALKEHPSLAYCEDRVIEHCKKLSGQSRGQAIVNYMSIVESLPTYGVHYYAVKDKQGIPWWLGLSYKGIFQYDYQDKVKPRKVFQWRQLENLYFREKKFSVEVHDPRSRASVTRRTFGHSGIAVHTWYACPALIKSIWAMAISQHQFYLDRKQSKSKIHAARSLSEIAIDLTETGTLKTSKLANMGSKGKIISGSSGSLLSSGSQESDSSQTAKKDMLAALRARQEALEETLRQRLEELKSICIREAELTGKLPKEYPLDPGEEPPTVRRKIGTAFKLDEQKILPKGEEEELERLEREFAIQSQITEAARRLASDPHVSSKKLKKQRKTSYLNALKKLQEIENSINEYRVRSGKKPTQRASLIIEEANICSEDSSLSDALVLDDDDSQVTDTPNFSPVASPHKGLPPRPPSHSRPPPPQSLDGLRHMHYTRSDYDKSPIKPKMWSESSLDEPYEKVKKRYSHSSHRRVPSSGSAEAGGSNSLQSSPIRSTPHWNSQSSMPSTPDLRTRTPHYVHSTRSVDISPTRLHSLSQHFRNRSSSLESQGKLLASDPDAHPHTLGSPDFFLGPGRGSNGSDPLDDCSSCTSQSSSEHYCPSGGPPGSNPNYSTLGEDSPSKARQRQRQRHRSAGQLGSSNSGSMPNLAAKNGSVGGSGGGGIGGGHHGVYLHSQSQPSSQYRIKEYPLYVEGSSNGVVVRSLESDQEGHYSVKAQFKTSSSYTAGGLYKEAWGGEEGGEGSGRLTPSRSQIVRTPSLGREGGGGGGRAAVSEELRCWYQRSSGSLKERSHSHSGSTSSETGSQQGTLGHGRGSRVGSLAKGSPAASPHSQRSLTPSSEHPATPTPPCSPQHIINWKSGSFSDSCFLSSPLCSELADVQWYGKDKTKPGTLV; the protein is encoded by the exons AAAGTATTTCCTACCTGAAGGATAATGCAACAATCGAGCTGTTCTTTCTTAATGCAAAGTCCATCATATACAAG GAGCTCATTGAAGTGGACAGTGAGGTGGTCTTTGAATTAGCCTCCTACATCCTTCaa GAAGCAAAAGGAGATTTCAGCAG CGATGATGCAACCAGGTCTGATTTGAAAAAGCTCCCTGCTCTGCCTACTCAAGCTCTGAAGGAGCACCCATCTCTGGCTTATTG TGAAGACCGGGTAATAGAGCATTGCAAGAAGCTCAGTGGGCAGTCTAGAGGACAGGCTATTGTAAA TTATATGAGCATTGTGGAATCTCTGCCCACATATGGAGTGCATTACTATGCTGTAAAG GACAAACAGGGGATCCCATGGTGGCTGGGTTTGAGCTATAAAGGCATCTTTCAGTATGACTACCAGGATAAAGTCAAACCAAGGAAG GTGTTTCAATGGCGTCAACTGGAGAACCTTTACTTCAGAGAGAAGAAGTTTTCAGTGGAAGTTCATGACCCCAGGAG TAGGGCGTCGGTAACCAGAAGGACGTTTGGACACAGCGGCATTGCGGTACATACCTGGTACGCCTGTCCTGCTCTCATAAAGTCCATCTGGGCCATGGCCATCAGCCAGCATCAGTTCTACCTGGACCGCAAGCAGAGCAAG TCAAAGATCCATGCTGCGCGGAGTCTGAGTGAGATTGCAATAGATCTTACAGAGACAGGAACTTTGAAGACATCCAAATTGGCCAACATGGGCAGCAAGGGCAAGATTATCAGTGGCAGCAGCGGCAGCCTGCTCTCCTCAg GCTCTCAGGAATCAGACAGTTCCCAAACTGCTAAGAAGGACATGCTGGCAGCTCTGAGGGCCAGGCAGGAAGCTCTGGAGGAAACGCTGAGACAGAGACTAGAGGAACTCAAGAGCATCTGTATCAGAGAAGCG GAACTGACAGGGAAACTTCCAAAGGAATATCCTCTTGATCCCGGAGAGGAACCACCCACAGTGAGACGGAAGATTGGCACTGCCTTCAAACTGGACGAgcaaaaaatcttaccaaaggGCGAG gaggaggagcttgaGCGTTTGGAGCGGGAGTTTGCCATTCAGTCGCAGATTACAGAGGCGGCCAGGCGTCTCGCCAGCGATCCTCACGTGAGCAGCAAAAAGCTGAAGAAGCAGAGGAAAACTTCTTATCTGAATGCACTTAAGAAGCTCCAGGAAATTGAAAACTCTATCAATGAGTATCGGGTCCGCTCTGGCAAGAAGCCAACGCAGAGGGCGTCACTTATCATAGAAG AAGCCAATATATGTTCCGAAGACAGCTCACTCTCTGATGCACTGGTCTTAGATGACG atgatTCTCAAGTTACAGATACCCCAAACTTCTCTCCTGTAGCGTCGCCTCATAAAGGCCTCCCTCCGCGACCCCCCTCTCACAGCCGGCCTCCTCCCCCGCAGTCCCTGGATGGACTGCGACACATGCACTACACTCGCTCTGACTATGATAAATCTCCCATCAAACCTAAGATGTGGAGTGAATCGTCACTGGATGAGCCTTATGAAAAAGTAAAGAAGCGCTATTCTCACTCCAG TCACAGGCGTGTTCCAAGTTCTGGGAGTGCAGAAGCAGGGGGCAGTAACTCCCTTCAGAGCAGCCCGATCAGGAGCACACCTCACTGGAACTCTCAGTCCAGCATGCCGTCGACACCAGACCTGAGAACCAGAACTCCACACTATGTACATTCCACCAG GTCAGTGGACATCAGTCCCACCCGTCTGCACAGTCTCTCTCAGCACTTTAGGAACCGCAGCTCCAGCCTTGAGTCCCAGGGCAAACTGCTGGCGTCTGATCCCGATGCACATCCGCACACCCTGGGCAGTCCCGACTTTTTCCTTGGCCCGGGACGAGGCTCCAATGGCTCCGACCCACTGGATGACTGTTCATCCTGCACCAGCCAAAGCAGCTCAGAGCATTATTGCCCCTCTGGTGGACCCCCTGGCAGCAACCCCAACTACTCCACTCTGGGAGAGGATTCACCCTCCAAAGCCAGGCAGAGGCAACGGCAAAGGCACAG GTCTGCTGGTCAGTTGGGTTCCTCGAACTCGGGCTCTATGCCAAATCTGGCAGCTAAGAATGGCTCCGTTGGAGGTTCAGGTGGAGGTGGGATTGGAGGTGGGCATCATGGAGTTTACCTCCACAGTCAGAGCCAGCCCTCCTCCCAGTACCGCATCAAGGAGTACCCTCTGTATGTGGAGGGCAGCTCCAACGGCGTCGTAGTGCGCAGCTTGGAGAGCGACCAGGAGGGTCACTACAGTGTGAAGGCCCAGTTTAAGACCTCCAGCTCCTACACAGCCGGCGGACTTTACAAGGAGGCCTGGGGtggggaggagggaggggagggaAGCGGCCGACTCACGCCATCTCGATCTCAGATCGTACGGACTCCATCGTTAGGGAGAGAGGGTGGTGGAGGAGGGGGGAGGGCAGCGGTGTCTGAGGAGCTGCGCTGTTGGTACCAGAGGTCATCAGGGAGCCTAAAAGAAAGAAGCCACTCACATTCAGGATCCACATCTTCTGAGACTGGTTCACAGCAAGGCACTCTGGGACATGGACGAGGGAGCAGAGTTGGATCACTCGCCAAGGGCTCACCAG CTGCTTCCCCTCACAGCCAGAGGAGCCTGACGCCATCCAGTGAGCACCCAGCCACTCCCACACCGCCCTGTAGCCCACAGCACATCATCAACTGGAAAAGCGG gtcTTTCAGTGACAGCTGTTTTCTCAGCAGCCCCTTGTGTTCAGAGCTGGCAGATGTGCAGTGGTACGGAAAAGACAAGACCAAACCCGGAACGTTGGTCTGA
- the frmd4a gene encoding FERM domain-containing protein 4A isoform X6, with protein sequence MFVCEMTEGRRCQVHLLDDRKLELLVQPKLMAKDLLDLVASHFNLKEKEYFGIAYTDETGHFSWLQLDRRVLEHEFPKKSGPIVLYFCVRFYIESISYLKDNATIELFFLNAKSIIYKELIEVDSEVVFELASYILQEAKGDFSSDDATRSDLKKLPALPTQALKEHPSLAYCEDRVIEHCKKLSGQSRGQAIVNYMSIVESLPTYGVHYYAVKDKQGIPWWLGLSYKGIFQYDYQDKVKPRKVFQWRQLENLYFREKKFSVEVHDPRSRASVTRRTFGHSGIAVHTWYACPALIKSIWAMAISQHQFYLDRKQSKSKIHAARSLSEIAIDLTETGTLKTSKLANMGSKGKIISGSSGSLLSSGSQESDSSQTAKKDMLAALRARQEALEETLRQRLEELKSICIREAELTGKLPKEYPLDPGEEPPTVRRKIGTAFKLDEQKILPKGEEEELERLEREFAIQSQITEAARRLASDPHVSSKKLKKQRKTSYLNALKKLQEIENSINEYRVRSGKKPTQRASLIIEEANICSEDSSLSDALVLDDDDSQVTDTPNFSPVASPHKGLPPRPPSHSRPPPPQSLDGLRHMHYTRSDYDKSPIKPKMWSESSLDEPYEKVKKRYSHSSHRRVPSSGSAEAGGSNSLQSSPIRSTPHWNSQSSMPSTPDLRTRTPHYVHSTRSVDISPTRLHSLSQHFRNRSSSLESQGKLLASDPDAHPHTLGSPDFFLGPGRGSNGSDPLDDCSSCTSQSSSEHYCPSGGPPGSNPNYSTLGEDSPSKARQRQRQRHRSAGQLGSSNSGSMPNLAAKNGSVGGSGGGGIGGGHHGVYLHSQSQPSSQYRIKEYPLYVEGSSNGVVVRSLESDQEGHYSVKAQFKTSSSYTAGGLYKEAWGGEEGGEGSGRLTPSRSQIVRTPSLGREGGGGGGRAAVSEELRCWYQRSSGSLKERSHSHSGSTSSETGSQQGTLGHGRGSRVGSLAKGSPAASPHSQRSLTPSSEHPATPTPPCSPQHIINWKSGSFSDSCFLSSPLCSELADVQWYGKDKTKPGTLV encoded by the exons AAAGTATTTCCTACCTGAAGGATAATGCAACAATCGAGCTGTTCTTTCTTAATGCAAAGTCCATCATATACAAG GAGCTCATTGAAGTGGACAGTGAGGTGGTCTTTGAATTAGCCTCCTACATCCTTCaa GAAGCAAAAGGAGATTTCAGCAG CGATGATGCAACCAGGTCTGATTTGAAAAAGCTCCCTGCTCTGCCTACTCAAGCTCTGAAGGAGCACCCATCTCTGGCTTATTG TGAAGACCGGGTAATAGAGCATTGCAAGAAGCTCAGTGGGCAGTCTAGAGGACAGGCTATTGTAAA TTATATGAGCATTGTGGAATCTCTGCCCACATATGGAGTGCATTACTATGCTGTAAAG GACAAACAGGGGATCCCATGGTGGCTGGGTTTGAGCTATAAAGGCATCTTTCAGTATGACTACCAGGATAAAGTCAAACCAAGGAAG GTGTTTCAATGGCGTCAACTGGAGAACCTTTACTTCAGAGAGAAGAAGTTTTCAGTGGAAGTTCATGACCCCAGGAG TAGGGCGTCGGTAACCAGAAGGACGTTTGGACACAGCGGCATTGCGGTACATACCTGGTACGCCTGTCCTGCTCTCATAAAGTCCATCTGGGCCATGGCCATCAGCCAGCATCAGTTCTACCTGGACCGCAAGCAGAGCAAG TCAAAGATCCATGCTGCGCGGAGTCTGAGTGAGATTGCAATAGATCTTACAGAGACAGGAACTTTGAAGACATCCAAATTGGCCAACATGGGCAGCAAGGGCAAGATTATCAGTGGCAGCAGCGGCAGCCTGCTCTCCTCAg GCTCTCAGGAATCAGACAGTTCCCAAACTGCTAAGAAGGACATGCTGGCAGCTCTGAGGGCCAGGCAGGAAGCTCTGGAGGAAACGCTGAGACAGAGACTAGAGGAACTCAAGAGCATCTGTATCAGAGAAGCG GAACTGACAGGGAAACTTCCAAAGGAATATCCTCTTGATCCCGGAGAGGAACCACCCACAGTGAGACGGAAGATTGGCACTGCCTTCAAACTGGACGAgcaaaaaatcttaccaaaggGCGAG gaggaggagcttgaGCGTTTGGAGCGGGAGTTTGCCATTCAGTCGCAGATTACAGAGGCGGCCAGGCGTCTCGCCAGCGATCCTCACGTGAGCAGCAAAAAGCTGAAGAAGCAGAGGAAAACTTCTTATCTGAATGCACTTAAGAAGCTCCAGGAAATTGAAAACTCTATCAATGAGTATCGGGTCCGCTCTGGCAAGAAGCCAACGCAGAGGGCGTCACTTATCATAGAAG AAGCCAATATATGTTCCGAAGACAGCTCACTCTCTGATGCACTGGTCTTAGATGACG atgatTCTCAAGTTACAGATACCCCAAACTTCTCTCCTGTAGCGTCGCCTCATAAAGGCCTCCCTCCGCGACCCCCCTCTCACAGCCGGCCTCCTCCCCCGCAGTCCCTGGATGGACTGCGACACATGCACTACACTCGCTCTGACTATGATAAATCTCCCATCAAACCTAAGATGTGGAGTGAATCGTCACTGGATGAGCCTTATGAAAAAGTAAAGAAGCGCTATTCTCACTCCAG TCACAGGCGTGTTCCAAGTTCTGGGAGTGCAGAAGCAGGGGGCAGTAACTCCCTTCAGAGCAGCCCGATCAGGAGCACACCTCACTGGAACTCTCAGTCCAGCATGCCGTCGACACCAGACCTGAGAACCAGAACTCCACACTATGTACATTCCACCAG GTCAGTGGACATCAGTCCCACCCGTCTGCACAGTCTCTCTCAGCACTTTAGGAACCGCAGCTCCAGCCTTGAGTCCCAGGGCAAACTGCTGGCGTCTGATCCCGATGCACATCCGCACACCCTGGGCAGTCCCGACTTTTTCCTTGGCCCGGGACGAGGCTCCAATGGCTCCGACCCACTGGATGACTGTTCATCCTGCACCAGCCAAAGCAGCTCAGAGCATTATTGCCCCTCTGGTGGACCCCCTGGCAGCAACCCCAACTACTCCACTCTGGGAGAGGATTCACCCTCCAAAGCCAGGCAGAGGCAACGGCAAAGGCACAG GTCTGCTGGTCAGTTGGGTTCCTCGAACTCGGGCTCTATGCCAAATCTGGCAGCTAAGAATGGCTCCGTTGGAGGTTCAGGTGGAGGTGGGATTGGAGGTGGGCATCATGGAGTTTACCTCCACAGTCAGAGCCAGCCCTCCTCCCAGTACCGCATCAAGGAGTACCCTCTGTATGTGGAGGGCAGCTCCAACGGCGTCGTAGTGCGCAGCTTGGAGAGCGACCAGGAGGGTCACTACAGTGTGAAGGCCCAGTTTAAGACCTCCAGCTCCTACACAGCCGGCGGACTTTACAAGGAGGCCTGGGGtggggaggagggaggggagggaAGCGGCCGACTCACGCCATCTCGATCTCAGATCGTACGGACTCCATCGTTAGGGAGAGAGGGTGGTGGAGGAGGGGGGAGGGCAGCGGTGTCTGAGGAGCTGCGCTGTTGGTACCAGAGGTCATCAGGGAGCCTAAAAGAAAGAAGCCACTCACATTCAGGATCCACATCTTCTGAGACTGGTTCACAGCAAGGCACTCTGGGACATGGACGAGGGAGCAGAGTTGGATCACTCGCCAAGGGCTCACCAG CTGCTTCCCCTCACAGCCAGAGGAGCCTGACGCCATCCAGTGAGCACCCAGCCACTCCCACACCGCCCTGTAGCCCACAGCACATCATCAACTGGAAAAGCGG gtcTTTCAGTGACAGCTGTTTTCTCAGCAGCCCCTTGTGTTCAGAGCTGGCAGATGTGCAGTGGTACGGAAAAGACAAGACCAAACCCGGAACGTTGGTCTGA
- the frmd4a gene encoding FERM domain-containing protein 4A isoform X7 — MTEGRRCQVHLLDDRKLELLVQPKLMAKDLLDLVASHFNLKEKEYFGIAYTDETGHFSWLQLDRRVLEHEFPKKSGPIVLYFCVRFYIESISYLKDNATIELFFLNAKSIIYKELIEVDSEVVFELASYILQEAKGDFSSDDATRSDLKKLPALPTQALKEHPSLAYCEDRVIEHCKKLSGQSRGQAIVNYMSIVESLPTYGVHYYAVKDKQGIPWWLGLSYKGIFQYDYQDKVKPRKVFQWRQLENLYFREKKFSVEVHDPRSRASVTRRTFGHSGIAVHTWYACPALIKSIWAMAISQHQFYLDRKQSKSKIHAARSLSEIAIDLTETGTLKTSKLANMGSKGKIISGSSGSLLSSGSQESDSSQTAKKDMLAALRARQEALEETLRQRLEELKSICIREAELTGKLPKEYPLDPGEEPPTVRRKIGTAFKLDEQKILPKGEEEELERLEREFAIQSQITEAARRLASDPHVSSKKLKKQRKTSYLNALKKLQEIENSINEYRVRSGKKPTQRASLIIEEANICSEDSSLSDALVLDDDDSQVTDTPNFSPVASPHKGLPPRPPSHSRPPPPQSLDGLRHMHYTRSDYDKSPIKPKMWSESSLDEPYEKVKKRYSHSSHRRVPSSGSAEAGGSNSLQSSPIRSTPHWNSQSSMPSTPDLRTRTPHYVHSTRSVDISPTRLHSLSQHFRNRSSSLESQGKLLASDPDAHPHTLGSPDFFLGPGRGSNGSDPLDDCSSCTSQSSSEHYCPSGGPPGSNPNYSTLGEDSPSKARQRQRQRHRSAGQLGSSNSGSMPNLAAKNGSVGGSGGGGIGGGHHGVYLHSQSQPSSQYRIKEYPLYVEGSSNGVVVRSLESDQEGHYSVKAQFKTSSSYTAGGLYKEAWGGEEGGEGSGRLTPSRSQIVRTPSLGREGGGGGGRAAVSEELRCWYQRSSGSLKERSHSHSGSTSSETGSQQGTLGHGRGSRVGSLAKGSPAASPHSQRSLTPSSEHPATPTPPCSPQHIINWKSGSFSDSCFLSSPLCSELADVQWYGKDKTKPGTLV, encoded by the exons AAAGTATTTCCTACCTGAAGGATAATGCAACAATCGAGCTGTTCTTTCTTAATGCAAAGTCCATCATATACAAG GAGCTCATTGAAGTGGACAGTGAGGTGGTCTTTGAATTAGCCTCCTACATCCTTCaa GAAGCAAAAGGAGATTTCAGCAG CGATGATGCAACCAGGTCTGATTTGAAAAAGCTCCCTGCTCTGCCTACTCAAGCTCTGAAGGAGCACCCATCTCTGGCTTATTG TGAAGACCGGGTAATAGAGCATTGCAAGAAGCTCAGTGGGCAGTCTAGAGGACAGGCTATTGTAAA TTATATGAGCATTGTGGAATCTCTGCCCACATATGGAGTGCATTACTATGCTGTAAAG GACAAACAGGGGATCCCATGGTGGCTGGGTTTGAGCTATAAAGGCATCTTTCAGTATGACTACCAGGATAAAGTCAAACCAAGGAAG GTGTTTCAATGGCGTCAACTGGAGAACCTTTACTTCAGAGAGAAGAAGTTTTCAGTGGAAGTTCATGACCCCAGGAG TAGGGCGTCGGTAACCAGAAGGACGTTTGGACACAGCGGCATTGCGGTACATACCTGGTACGCCTGTCCTGCTCTCATAAAGTCCATCTGGGCCATGGCCATCAGCCAGCATCAGTTCTACCTGGACCGCAAGCAGAGCAAG TCAAAGATCCATGCTGCGCGGAGTCTGAGTGAGATTGCAATAGATCTTACAGAGACAGGAACTTTGAAGACATCCAAATTGGCCAACATGGGCAGCAAGGGCAAGATTATCAGTGGCAGCAGCGGCAGCCTGCTCTCCTCAg GCTCTCAGGAATCAGACAGTTCCCAAACTGCTAAGAAGGACATGCTGGCAGCTCTGAGGGCCAGGCAGGAAGCTCTGGAGGAAACGCTGAGACAGAGACTAGAGGAACTCAAGAGCATCTGTATCAGAGAAGCG GAACTGACAGGGAAACTTCCAAAGGAATATCCTCTTGATCCCGGAGAGGAACCACCCACAGTGAGACGGAAGATTGGCACTGCCTTCAAACTGGACGAgcaaaaaatcttaccaaaggGCGAG gaggaggagcttgaGCGTTTGGAGCGGGAGTTTGCCATTCAGTCGCAGATTACAGAGGCGGCCAGGCGTCTCGCCAGCGATCCTCACGTGAGCAGCAAAAAGCTGAAGAAGCAGAGGAAAACTTCTTATCTGAATGCACTTAAGAAGCTCCAGGAAATTGAAAACTCTATCAATGAGTATCGGGTCCGCTCTGGCAAGAAGCCAACGCAGAGGGCGTCACTTATCATAGAAG AAGCCAATATATGTTCCGAAGACAGCTCACTCTCTGATGCACTGGTCTTAGATGACG atgatTCTCAAGTTACAGATACCCCAAACTTCTCTCCTGTAGCGTCGCCTCATAAAGGCCTCCCTCCGCGACCCCCCTCTCACAGCCGGCCTCCTCCCCCGCAGTCCCTGGATGGACTGCGACACATGCACTACACTCGCTCTGACTATGATAAATCTCCCATCAAACCTAAGATGTGGAGTGAATCGTCACTGGATGAGCCTTATGAAAAAGTAAAGAAGCGCTATTCTCACTCCAG TCACAGGCGTGTTCCAAGTTCTGGGAGTGCAGAAGCAGGGGGCAGTAACTCCCTTCAGAGCAGCCCGATCAGGAGCACACCTCACTGGAACTCTCAGTCCAGCATGCCGTCGACACCAGACCTGAGAACCAGAACTCCACACTATGTACATTCCACCAG GTCAGTGGACATCAGTCCCACCCGTCTGCACAGTCTCTCTCAGCACTTTAGGAACCGCAGCTCCAGCCTTGAGTCCCAGGGCAAACTGCTGGCGTCTGATCCCGATGCACATCCGCACACCCTGGGCAGTCCCGACTTTTTCCTTGGCCCGGGACGAGGCTCCAATGGCTCCGACCCACTGGATGACTGTTCATCCTGCACCAGCCAAAGCAGCTCAGAGCATTATTGCCCCTCTGGTGGACCCCCTGGCAGCAACCCCAACTACTCCACTCTGGGAGAGGATTCACCCTCCAAAGCCAGGCAGAGGCAACGGCAAAGGCACAG GTCTGCTGGTCAGTTGGGTTCCTCGAACTCGGGCTCTATGCCAAATCTGGCAGCTAAGAATGGCTCCGTTGGAGGTTCAGGTGGAGGTGGGATTGGAGGTGGGCATCATGGAGTTTACCTCCACAGTCAGAGCCAGCCCTCCTCCCAGTACCGCATCAAGGAGTACCCTCTGTATGTGGAGGGCAGCTCCAACGGCGTCGTAGTGCGCAGCTTGGAGAGCGACCAGGAGGGTCACTACAGTGTGAAGGCCCAGTTTAAGACCTCCAGCTCCTACACAGCCGGCGGACTTTACAAGGAGGCCTGGGGtggggaggagggaggggagggaAGCGGCCGACTCACGCCATCTCGATCTCAGATCGTACGGACTCCATCGTTAGGGAGAGAGGGTGGTGGAGGAGGGGGGAGGGCAGCGGTGTCTGAGGAGCTGCGCTGTTGGTACCAGAGGTCATCAGGGAGCCTAAAAGAAAGAAGCCACTCACATTCAGGATCCACATCTTCTGAGACTGGTTCACAGCAAGGCACTCTGGGACATGGACGAGGGAGCAGAGTTGGATCACTCGCCAAGGGCTCACCAG CTGCTTCCCCTCACAGCCAGAGGAGCCTGACGCCATCCAGTGAGCACCCAGCCACTCCCACACCGCCCTGTAGCCCACAGCACATCATCAACTGGAAAAGCGG gtcTTTCAGTGACAGCTGTTTTCTCAGCAGCCCCTTGTGTTCAGAGCTGGCAGATGTGCAGTGGTACGGAAAAGACAAGACCAAACCCGGAACGTTGGTCTGA